In one window of Corallococcus macrosporus DNA:
- the leuS gene encoding leucine--tRNA ligase, which translates to MAMNERYEPQSIEGKWQTRWEEEGLFRAGRRPDAPKKYVLEMLPYPSGQMHMGHVRNYLIGDVYARYYQMRGFDVLHPMGWDAFGLPAENAAIKDGVHPVIRTRENIESFKAEIKTLGYSYDWTREVNTSQPEYYRWNQWFFLQMLERGLVYRRFSKVNWCTGCLTVIANEQVKEGRCERCDSEVQDKEMPEWAFRITKYSQDLLDALDTLKEWPDRITSAQRNWIGRSDGAEVDFRVQGHDAALRVFTTRVDTLYGCTYVVLAPDHKLVAQVTTADRRADVDAFAKKMAAQNKTERLGEDAEKEGVFTGGYAVNPATGQAVPIWIANFVVSDYGTGAVMSVPAHDARDFAFARKYSLPVRVVIQPASGDKLGAGETLEAAYTEDGVLVDSGDFTGLPSAEARVKLAAKLEGQGQGKATVTYRQKDWGFSRQRYWGTPIPIVYCEKCDPERKGLPVPENQLPVRLPDIDTQAVLTGKGEPPLAKVPSFVNTTCPKCGGPARRETETMDTFVDSCWYFARYLSPKYDAAPFDPKEGKRWLPVDIYVGGPEHGVMHLLYFRFWTRVMKLLGLSPVDEPVTRLITQGIVNGADGRKMGKRYGNGVAPNTIVAKYGADTARTYVLFAGPPERDFDWSHEQVEGVFRFLKRVWTLAATHHAVSAEATYSGPYEGKALETRRAAHKCVKRVTEAIERLSFNTAVAGVMECVNALYAVGTPETPAEKAAMGEAVRLLARILTPIAPHIADELAEAYGAKTSNVMEAWPEFDPALVVDDVIPYAVQVNGKLRAEVRVAADADEAAVRAAAEADDKVKAALEGKTLRKFVFVPKRLVNFVVG; encoded by the coding sequence ATGGCGATGAACGAGCGTTACGAGCCGCAGTCGATTGAAGGAAAGTGGCAGACCCGCTGGGAAGAGGAGGGCCTCTTCCGGGCAGGCAGGCGTCCGGACGCACCCAAGAAGTACGTCCTGGAGATGCTGCCGTACCCCAGCGGCCAGATGCACATGGGGCACGTGCGCAACTACCTCATCGGGGACGTCTACGCGCGCTACTACCAGATGCGCGGCTTCGACGTGCTGCACCCCATGGGCTGGGACGCCTTCGGCCTGCCGGCGGAGAACGCGGCCATCAAGGACGGCGTCCACCCGGTCATCCGCACCCGCGAGAACATCGAGTCGTTCAAGGCGGAGATCAAGACGCTCGGCTACAGCTACGACTGGACGCGCGAGGTCAACACCAGCCAGCCGGAGTACTACCGCTGGAACCAGTGGTTCTTCCTCCAGATGCTCGAGCGCGGGCTCGTCTATCGCCGCTTCAGCAAGGTGAACTGGTGCACCGGCTGCCTCACCGTCATCGCCAATGAGCAGGTGAAGGAAGGCCGCTGCGAGCGCTGCGACTCCGAGGTGCAGGACAAGGAGATGCCCGAGTGGGCGTTCCGCATCACGAAGTACTCGCAGGACCTGCTCGACGCGCTCGACACGCTCAAGGAGTGGCCGGACCGCATCACCTCCGCCCAGCGCAACTGGATTGGCCGCTCGGACGGCGCGGAGGTGGACTTCCGCGTGCAGGGGCATGACGCCGCCCTGCGCGTCTTCACCACCCGCGTGGACACGCTCTACGGCTGCACCTACGTGGTGCTCGCGCCGGACCACAAGCTCGTGGCCCAGGTGACGACGGCGGACCGCCGCGCGGACGTGGACGCGTTCGCGAAGAAGATGGCCGCGCAGAACAAGACGGAGCGGCTGGGCGAGGACGCGGAGAAGGAGGGCGTCTTCACCGGCGGCTACGCGGTGAACCCCGCCACCGGGCAGGCCGTGCCCATCTGGATCGCCAACTTCGTGGTGAGCGACTACGGCACCGGCGCGGTGATGAGCGTGCCCGCGCACGACGCCCGCGACTTCGCCTTCGCGCGCAAGTACTCGCTGCCCGTGCGCGTCGTCATCCAGCCCGCGTCCGGCGACAAGCTCGGCGCCGGGGAGACGCTGGAGGCGGCCTACACGGAGGACGGCGTCCTCGTGGACTCAGGTGACTTCACCGGCCTGCCTTCGGCCGAGGCGCGCGTGAAGCTGGCCGCGAAGCTGGAGGGGCAGGGGCAGGGCAAGGCGACGGTGACGTACCGCCAGAAGGACTGGGGCTTCAGCCGCCAGCGCTACTGGGGCACGCCCATCCCCATCGTCTACTGCGAGAAGTGCGACCCGGAGCGCAAGGGCCTCCCCGTCCCGGAGAACCAGCTCCCGGTGCGGCTGCCGGACATCGACACGCAGGCGGTGCTCACCGGCAAGGGCGAGCCCCCGCTCGCGAAGGTGCCGTCCTTCGTCAACACCACGTGCCCGAAGTGCGGCGGTCCCGCGCGCCGGGAGACGGAGACGATGGACACGTTCGTCGACTCCTGCTGGTACTTCGCGCGCTACCTGTCGCCGAAGTACGACGCCGCGCCCTTCGACCCGAAGGAGGGCAAGCGCTGGCTGCCGGTGGACATCTACGTGGGTGGCCCCGAGCACGGCGTGATGCACCTGCTCTACTTCCGGTTCTGGACCCGCGTGATGAAGCTGCTCGGGCTCTCTCCGGTGGACGAGCCCGTCACGCGGCTGATCACCCAGGGCATCGTCAACGGCGCGGACGGCCGCAAGATGGGCAAGCGCTACGGCAACGGCGTGGCTCCCAACACCATCGTGGCGAAGTACGGCGCGGACACGGCGCGCACCTACGTGCTCTTCGCGGGCCCGCCGGAGCGTGACTTCGACTGGTCCCACGAGCAGGTGGAGGGCGTGTTCCGCTTCCTCAAGCGCGTGTGGACGCTGGCCGCCACGCACCACGCGGTGTCGGCGGAGGCCACGTACTCGGGCCCCTACGAGGGCAAGGCGCTGGAGACGCGGCGCGCGGCGCACAAGTGCGTCAAGCGCGTGACGGAGGCCATCGAGCGGCTCTCCTTCAACACCGCCGTCGCCGGCGTCATGGAGTGCGTGAACGCGCTCTACGCGGTGGGCACGCCGGAGACGCCCGCGGAGAAGGCGGCCATGGGCGAGGCGGTGCGGCTGCTCGCACGCATCCTCACCCCCATCGCGCCGCACATCGCGGACGAGCTGGCGGAGGCCTACGGCGCGAAGACGTCCAACGTCATGGAGGCCTGGCCGGAGTTCGACCCGGCGCTGGTGGTGGACGACGTGATTCCGTACGCCGTGCAGGTGAACGGCAAGCTGCGCGCGGAGGTGCGCGTGGCGGCGGACGCGGACGAGGCGGCGGTGCGCGCGGCGGCGGAGGCGGACGACAAGGTGAAGGCCGCCCTCGAAGGCAAGACGCTGCGCAAGTTCGTCTTCGTCCCCAAGCGGCTGGTCAACTTCGTCGTCGGCTGA
- a CDS encoding LptE family protein, whose product MTAFRWGVAAVAMLGAGCGYRFSPWGSALPEGTGQVCAPIFANETPEPTLENLFTRHLRQQLIQAGRLASAPGCTSTIEGAVLNVWASPTIIPNNYRISTTVRLRLVKEGQLLSETVVSGTEDYLQGRGNVLEAEANRQAALARLAEQLMHDGYDRLASTW is encoded by the coding sequence GTGACGGCGTTCCGGTGGGGCGTGGCGGCGGTGGCGATGCTGGGGGCCGGGTGCGGCTACCGCTTCAGCCCCTGGGGCTCCGCGCTGCCGGAAGGCACCGGGCAGGTCTGCGCGCCCATCTTCGCCAACGAGACGCCCGAGCCCACGCTGGAGAACCTCTTCACGCGTCACCTGCGGCAGCAGCTCATCCAGGCGGGCCGGCTGGCCAGCGCTCCGGGCTGCACGTCCACGATTGAAGGGGCGGTGCTCAACGTCTGGGCATCCCCGACCATCATCCCCAACAACTACCGCATCTCCACGACCGTGCGGCTGCGCCTCGTGAAGGAGGGACAGCTGCTGTCGGAGACGGTGGTGTCGGGAACCGAGGACTACCTCCAGGGACGCGGCAACGTCCTGGAAGCGGAGGCCAACCGACAGGCCGCGCTGGCGCGCCTGGCGGAGCAGCTCATGCACGACGGATACGATCGGCTGGCCAGCACCTGGTGA
- the rpsT gene encoding 30S ribosomal protein S20: MANTKSAEKRHRQSLKRRARNVNVRTTVKDAVKSAREAIASKDGSKTTDALKAASKTLNKAASKGVLHKRTAARRISRLAKAAAKAKA; encoded by the coding sequence TTGGCGAACACCAAGTCTGCAGAGAAGCGTCACCGCCAGTCCCTGAAGCGCCGTGCCCGGAACGTGAACGTCCGGACCACCGTGAAGGACGCCGTCAAGTCCGCCCGCGAGGCCATTGCCTCCAAGGACGGTTCCAAGACGACGGACGCGCTGAAGGCGGCTTCCAAGACCCTCAACAAGGCGGCCAGCAAGGGCGTCCTCCACAAGCGCACCGCCGCGCGCCGCATCTCCCGGCTGGCCAAGGCCGCCGCGAAGGCGAAGGCCTAG
- the mazG gene encoding nucleoside triphosphate pyrophosphohydrolase: protein MAAPGTELERLVEIMRRLRAEGGCPWDREQDLRSLRPYLTEEAFEVLDEMDRVSDGGPWRPLCEELGDLLFQIVFHAQLAAELGEFTMADVCAAISDKITSRHPHVFGDQQVKGAEQVLANWAQLKAEERKKKTGRAGSVLDGVPTAAPSLLRAERLTEKASRIGFDWPDLAGVRGKLEEELRELDEAIASGGRDAIEHELGDVLFSLANLARFVKTPAEDALRMATRRFVSRFQYIEAKLNEEGVPFGGATLEHMERHWQAAKAVEKALPPPAHPPRASVATLRLAVPDVAAQRAFWDTVASWLGWSSTRSPEGTAAYTGAGLGLVFTPGAQGPAAASVALTLEAPSPAAVGRLLELFRAHHPERLVAGSSSAAGFQFLDPAGLRWEYAAPPA, encoded by the coding sequence ATGGCGGCGCCTGGAACAGAGCTGGAACGACTGGTGGAGATCATGCGGCGGCTCAGGGCCGAGGGCGGCTGCCCGTGGGACCGCGAGCAGGACCTGCGCTCGCTGCGTCCCTACCTGACCGAGGAGGCATTCGAGGTCCTGGACGAGATGGACCGCGTATCCGACGGCGGCCCCTGGCGGCCCCTGTGTGAGGAGCTGGGCGATCTGCTCTTCCAGATCGTCTTCCACGCGCAGCTGGCGGCGGAGCTGGGCGAGTTCACGATGGCGGACGTGTGCGCGGCGATCAGCGACAAGATCACCAGCCGCCATCCGCACGTGTTCGGTGATCAGCAGGTGAAGGGCGCCGAGCAGGTGCTGGCCAACTGGGCGCAGCTGAAGGCGGAGGAGCGCAAGAAGAAGACGGGGCGCGCGGGCTCCGTGCTGGACGGCGTGCCCACCGCGGCCCCGTCCCTGCTGCGCGCCGAGCGGCTCACGGAGAAGGCCAGCCGCATCGGGTTCGACTGGCCGGACCTGGCCGGCGTGCGCGGCAAGCTGGAGGAGGAGCTGCGCGAGCTGGACGAGGCCATCGCGTCGGGCGGCCGGGACGCCATCGAGCATGAGCTGGGGGACGTGCTGTTCTCGCTCGCGAACCTCGCCCGCTTCGTGAAGACGCCGGCGGAGGACGCGCTGCGCATGGCCACCCGCCGCTTCGTCAGCCGCTTCCAGTACATCGAGGCGAAGCTGAACGAGGAGGGCGTCCCCTTCGGCGGCGCCACGCTGGAGCACATGGAGCGCCACTGGCAGGCCGCCAAGGCCGTGGAGAAGGCGCTGCCCCCGCCGGCCCACCCGCCGCGCGCGTCCGTGGCCACCCTGCGCCTGGCCGTACCGGACGTGGCGGCCCAGCGGGCCTTCTGGGACACCGTGGCCTCCTGGCTGGGTTGGAGTTCCACGCGTTCGCCGGAAGGCACGGCGGCCTACACGGGCGCGGGCCTGGGGCTCGTCTTCACGCCGGGCGCCCAGGGGCCGGCGGCCGCTTCCGTGGCGCTCACCCTGGAGGCGCCCTCCCCGGCCGCCGTGGGACGGCTGCTGGAGCTGTTCCGGGCCCATCATCCCGAGCGGCTGGTGGCGGGTTCCAGCTCCGCGGCGGGCTTCCAGTTCCTGGATCCGGCCGGACTGCGCTGGGAATACGCCGCCCCGCCGGCCTGA
- a CDS encoding tetratricopeptide repeat protein: protein MLRSFLGLCCSLVLLVPARAPALTQEPLLRIEEKVIEPEPDPSVFRATEDDPQDESTSDEAEEPEPEARPDTRRRVIAPPPVKPAAPAEAAPPPVVVPARPAVTPVMAPKVTDAELLAVWEKWKAARSRNDLAAAEAAQKELLTLRAEVLASDLEPLSMGFVREAGVRRRAGDLTGALALLDVAVALSPGLPAARFARAETYVVEDPLNVPRGLGEWKTALVTLAKDARYRRPALTDLGALVLAAWAATAVAVVAVLFLRRIRYALHDFHHLFPRAVTRWQSGLLGLLLLALPLVLGAGLVPVLLVLFASVALYVGRAERWVAAVLLVGLGVMPLAAGALARFTVFAGTPAEDVYLLERGGLSAEGAAARVRARAEARTARFQELGALAWYESRRGLLEEARADFKAASALREGDARMLTRFGNALMGLGDVDGAVLLYTQASKADPSMAAPHYNLGQVYRRRARLLPDDQLGKELDRSTSAIATAQSLDETLLRREPPPEDRPLLNLLLLSPTVPERDWMDLADGTQEGARVESQVGRWLSPVLPAGPVGWGVAAGLAALAAVFGEASRRMKASRGCERCGRAVCQRCDKDLGVGSAMCGQCVHVYARKSQVPKELRSRKQGEVERHQAWTKRVTYALGGLVSGAGHVGAGLPVRGALYAFVFSFAVAALVLHRGLVRTPYGDAPLYLKLVPAGTVLFFVYLLTLRGLRRLQRGEA from the coding sequence ATGCTCCGCTCGTTCCTCGGCCTGTGTTGCAGCCTCGTGCTGCTTGTCCCCGCGCGTGCCCCTGCGTTGACGCAGGAGCCGCTCCTGCGCATCGAGGAGAAGGTCATCGAGCCTGAGCCGGACCCCAGCGTCTTCCGTGCCACGGAGGATGATCCGCAGGACGAGTCCACCTCCGACGAGGCCGAGGAACCGGAGCCCGAGGCCCGCCCCGACACCCGCCGGCGCGTCATCGCCCCGCCGCCCGTCAAGCCCGCGGCCCCCGCTGAAGCCGCGCCCCCGCCCGTCGTCGTCCCGGCCCGTCCCGCCGTCACCCCGGTGATGGCCCCGAAGGTGACGGACGCGGAGCTGCTGGCGGTCTGGGAGAAGTGGAAGGCGGCCCGCTCGCGCAACGACCTCGCGGCGGCGGAGGCGGCCCAGAAGGAGCTGCTCACGCTGCGCGCGGAGGTGCTCGCCTCCGACCTGGAACCGCTGAGCATGGGCTTCGTGCGCGAGGCCGGGGTGCGCCGCCGCGCCGGGGACCTGACGGGCGCGCTCGCGCTCCTGGACGTGGCCGTGGCCCTGTCACCGGGGCTGCCCGCCGCGCGCTTCGCCCGGGCGGAGACGTACGTGGTGGAGGATCCGCTGAACGTGCCGCGCGGGCTGGGGGAGTGGAAGACCGCGCTCGTGACGCTGGCGAAGGACGCGAGATACCGCAGGCCCGCGCTCACGGACCTGGGCGCGCTGGTGCTCGCGGCGTGGGCGGCCACGGCGGTGGCGGTGGTCGCGGTGCTCTTCCTGCGGCGGATCCGCTACGCGCTGCATGACTTCCACCACCTGTTCCCCCGGGCCGTGACGCGCTGGCAGTCGGGCCTGCTGGGCCTGCTGCTGCTGGCGCTGCCCCTGGTGCTGGGCGCGGGGCTGGTGCCGGTGCTGCTCGTGCTCTTCGCCTCGGTGGCGCTGTACGTGGGCCGCGCCGAGCGCTGGGTGGCCGCGGTGCTGCTCGTGGGCCTGGGCGTGATGCCGCTCGCCGCGGGGGCGCTGGCGCGCTTCACCGTCTTCGCCGGCACGCCCGCGGAGGACGTCTACCTGCTGGAGCGCGGAGGCCTGTCCGCGGAAGGCGCCGCCGCCCGGGTGCGCGCCCGCGCGGAGGCGCGCACCGCCCGCTTCCAGGAGCTGGGGGCGCTGGCCTGGTACGAGTCCCGCCGGGGCCTCCTGGAGGAGGCGAGGGCGGACTTCAAGGCCGCCTCCGCCCTGAGGGAAGGCGACGCGCGGATGCTCACGCGCTTCGGCAACGCGCTCATGGGCCTGGGCGACGTGGACGGCGCGGTGCTCCTCTACACGCAGGCGTCCAAGGCGGATCCGTCCATGGCGGCGCCGCACTACAACCTGGGGCAGGTGTACCGGCGCCGGGCGCGGCTCTTGCCGGATGATCAGCTGGGCAAGGAGCTGGACCGCTCCACCTCCGCCATCGCCACCGCGCAGTCGCTGGATGAAACGCTCCTGCGCCGGGAGCCGCCGCCGGAGGACCGCCCGCTGCTCAACCTCCTGCTCCTGTCCCCGACGGTGCCCGAGCGCGACTGGATGGACCTGGCGGACGGCACCCAGGAGGGCGCTCGCGTGGAGTCGCAGGTGGGCCGCTGGCTGTCGCCCGTCCTGCCGGCGGGCCCGGTGGGCTGGGGCGTGGCCGCGGGGCTCGCGGCGCTGGCCGCCGTCTTCGGCGAGGCCTCCCGGCGCATGAAGGCGTCGCGCGGCTGCGAGCGGTGCGGCCGCGCGGTGTGCCAGCGCTGCGACAAGGACCTGGGCGTGGGCAGCGCGATGTGCGGCCAGTGCGTCCACGTCTACGCGCGCAAGAGCCAGGTGCCCAAGGAGCTGCGCTCGCGCAAGCAGGGCGAGGTGGAGCGCCACCAGGCCTGGACGAAGCGGGTCACGTACGCGCTGGGCGGACTGGTGTCCGGCGCGGGCCACGTGGGCGCGGGCCTGCCGGTGCGCGGCGCCCTCTACGCCTTCGTGTTCAGCTTCGCGGTGGCCGCGCTGGTGCTGCACCGCGGCCTCGTCCGCACGCCGTACGGGGACGCGCCGCTGTACTTGAAGCTCGTGCCCGCGGGCACGGTCCTGTTCTTCGTCTACCTGCTGACCCTGCGCGGCCTGCGCCGCCTCCAGCGGGGGGAGGCCTGA
- a CDS encoding DUF4388 domain-containing protein: MSLKGTLKDFGIGDILQLIGQQQKTGTLQLRNKDQEVRVGFQDGHIIKAESLTRKRKELIGAMLVRAEIITETQLEAALEVQKRTLKRLGDVLVQSHALTAERFQHMAQLQVTETLYRLFTWKAGTYEFIQEPVEPGPDGITPLRAETVLMEGFRMVDEWPVIRKRIHRDDMTFERVKALPPPRNAEEGGELGVIGPSERHVYEEIAVGRDLRRMVDLCGLGEFETCKALYNLVKGDYVRAIDPEGRAPVPEDTRLVARVAGPVGRVAVTMAVIAGLAFIASRWVGAGGQESGASRLGDPAAQRQIAHAQRVRIEAALEVFQLEKGTLPERLDALVDAGLLSPEELRYPWREEYYYRRTDARQFVLLPPVR, encoded by the coding sequence ATGTCCCTCAAGGGCACCCTCAAGGATTTCGGCATCGGCGACATCCTGCAGCTGATTGGCCAGCAGCAGAAGACGGGCACGCTCCAGCTGCGCAACAAGGACCAGGAGGTGCGCGTCGGCTTCCAGGACGGCCACATCATCAAGGCCGAAAGCCTCACCCGGAAGCGCAAGGAGCTCATCGGCGCCATGCTGGTGCGCGCCGAGATCATCACGGAGACGCAGCTGGAGGCGGCGCTGGAGGTCCAGAAGCGCACCCTCAAGCGGCTGGGCGACGTGCTGGTGCAGAGCCACGCCCTCACCGCCGAGCGCTTCCAGCACATGGCCCAGCTCCAGGTGACGGAGACGCTCTACCGCCTCTTCACCTGGAAGGCGGGCACCTACGAGTTCATCCAGGAGCCCGTGGAGCCCGGCCCCGACGGCATCACCCCGCTGCGCGCGGAGACGGTGCTGATGGAGGGCTTCCGGATGGTGGACGAGTGGCCCGTCATCCGGAAGCGCATCCACCGCGACGACATGACCTTCGAGCGCGTCAAGGCGCTCCCGCCGCCCCGCAACGCCGAGGAGGGCGGGGAGCTGGGCGTCATCGGCCCGTCGGAGCGCCACGTCTATGAAGAGATCGCCGTGGGGCGCGACCTGCGCCGCATGGTGGACCTCTGCGGCCTGGGCGAGTTCGAGACCTGCAAGGCGCTCTACAACCTGGTCAAGGGCGACTACGTGCGCGCCATCGACCCGGAAGGCCGCGCGCCTGTCCCGGAGGACACCCGCCTCGTCGCCCGCGTGGCCGGCCCCGTGGGCCGCGTCGCCGTGACCATGGCGGTCATCGCGGGGCTGGCCTTCATCGCGTCCCGCTGGGTCGGGGCGGGTGGACAGGAGTCCGGCGCCTCCCGGTTGGGGGATCCTGCCGCCCAGCGTCAGATTGCCCACGCGCAGCGCGTCCGCATCGAGGCCGCGCTGGAGGTGTTCCAGCTGGAAAAAGGCACCCTCCCTGAGCGGTTGGATGCATTGGTGGATGCCGGATTGTTGAGTCCGGAGGAACTGCGCTACCCGTGGCGGGAGGAGTACTATTACCGCCGCACGGACGCCCGGCAGTTCGTCCTCCTACCGCCCGTGCGCTAG
- a CDS encoding PhoH family protein encodes MRNPATLEVPATRAESTPTSAKVDVRDNETTLALCGNQNENLKLMERRLGVRVGQRGTELLLSGPADAVAFAVRLVENLEEMIRAGRTVYREDVEQAIKVLGRGSESLQEVMLGTVLKSSGNRQIAPKSIAQKRYVDAIRSHDIVFGVGPAGTGKTYLAMAMAVAFLQERKVKRIILARPAVEAGEKLGFLPGDLAEKVNPYLRPLYDALHDMMAVERAQTLVEQGVVEVAPLAFMRGRTLNDAFVILDEAQNTTVEQMKMFLTRLGYNSKAVITGDVTQVDLPTGKASGLTHARSVLKNIDGIHFSEFSDVDVVRHPLVQEVIRAYERSEAQKQASTASAED; translated from the coding sequence TTGCGAAATCCCGCCACGCTGGAAGTGCCCGCCACTCGCGCTGAATCCACCCCCACCTCCGCGAAGGTGGACGTCCGTGACAACGAGACGACCCTGGCCCTTTGCGGAAATCAGAATGAAAACCTCAAGCTGATGGAACGGCGCCTGGGGGTCCGGGTGGGGCAGCGCGGTACGGAGCTGCTCCTGTCGGGGCCCGCGGACGCGGTCGCCTTCGCCGTGCGTCTGGTGGAGAACCTGGAGGAGATGATCCGGGCCGGACGCACCGTCTACCGGGAGGACGTGGAGCAGGCCATCAAGGTCCTGGGCCGCGGCTCGGAGTCGCTGCAGGAGGTCATGCTCGGCACCGTCCTCAAGAGCTCCGGCAACCGGCAGATCGCCCCCAAGAGCATCGCGCAGAAGCGCTACGTGGACGCCATCCGCTCCCACGACATCGTCTTCGGCGTGGGCCCCGCCGGCACCGGCAAGACGTACCTCGCCATGGCCATGGCGGTCGCCTTCCTCCAGGAGCGCAAGGTCAAGCGCATCATCCTGGCGCGCCCCGCCGTGGAGGCCGGTGAGAAGCTCGGCTTCCTGCCCGGCGACCTGGCGGAGAAGGTGAACCCCTACCTGCGCCCGCTCTACGACGCACTGCACGACATGATGGCCGTGGAGCGCGCCCAGACGCTGGTGGAGCAGGGGGTGGTGGAGGTCGCGCCGCTCGCGTTCATGCGCGGCCGCACCCTCAACGACGCCTTCGTCATCCTCGACGAGGCGCAGAACACCACCGTGGAGCAGATGAAGATGTTCCTCACCCGCCTGGGCTACAACAGCAAGGCGGTCATCACCGGTGACGTGACCCAGGTGGACCTGCCCACGGGCAAGGCCTCCGGCCTGACCCACGCGCGCTCGGTGCTGAAGAACATCGACGGCATCCACTTCTCGGAGTTCTCCGACGTGGACGTCGTGCGCCACCCGCTGGTGCAGGAGGTCATCCGCGCCTACGAGCGCTCCGAGGCCCAGAAGCAGGCCTCCACGGCCTCCGCGGAAGATTGA